One segment of Takifugu rubripes chromosome 5, fTakRub1.2, whole genome shotgun sequence DNA contains the following:
- the LOC115249957 gene encoding nucleoside diphosphate kinase B-like: MQRTFIAVKPDGVQRGLCGEIIKRFEQRGFRLVAAKFMQASEEHMKNHYLDLKDKPFYEGLCKYMSSGPVLAMVWEGQNIVKLGRMMLGETNPAESRPGSIRGDLCIDIGRNIVHGSDTLENAKAEINLWFKPEELVSYTSCAQAWLYE, translated from the exons ATGCAGCGCACCTTCATCGCCGTGAAGCCCGATGGCGTCCAGAGAGGACTGTGTGGCGAGATCATCAAACGCTTCGAGCAGCGCGGCTTCAGGCTGGTCGCTGCCAAGTTCATgcag GCTTCTGAGGAGCACATGAAGAACCACTACCTGGACCTGAAGGACAAACCCTTCTATGAGGGACTCTGCAAATACATGTCCTCTGGACCTGTGTTGGCCATg GTGTGGGAGGGGCAGAACATTGTGAAACTGGGCCGGATGATGCTGGGAGAGACGAACCCAGCTGAGTCCAGACCAGGCAGCATCCGTGGAGATCTGTGTATCGACATCGGCAG GAACATTGTCCACGGCAGCGACACGCTGGAGAACGCCAAGGCTGAGATCAACCTGTGGTTCAAACCTGAGGAGCTGGTGTCGTACACGTCCTGCGCTCAGGCCTGGCTCTATGAGTGA